In the Methanosphaera stadtmanae DSM 3091 genome, AAATCCAAGAAGCTACATCTACTGATTCATCATAAGAGTATACACCAACAACACCACATTTATCTTGCAAATCATTTTGCACGTTTTGTCTCCCCATATTATATTATTATATTATAAAAAAAAATTGAAGTTGAAATAATTAATTATAATATTAGATATAAATTTTAGAATACTTATATTTTAGGCAAGTTATAATAAAAATATAAGTAAAACTTTAAAAAAAAGAAACTTCTAAAAAAAGATAAAAAATAAAAAGTAGATTTATTCTACAATTTTTTCTCCAACAGCTTTTACTTGAGCTAATTGATTTTCTTTATCTTTAATTGCACCTGGAATATTATTATCAGGAACTACTGTTAATCCTTGTACATCAAATCCTAAAAATCCAAATGCTTCTACTTGTTTATTTAAGGTTCCTTTAAATAATTCAGGATCTTCCATTCCTTGTGATACTATCATTGCAAATTTTTTTGTTCCATAGGTTTCTACAAATGGAAATTGGAAGTATGAATATAATCTGTCAATAAATAATTTTGCTTGTGCATTTACATCAAAGAAATATACTGGTGTTGCAAGTATTACTCCATCAGCTTCTTCTATTGCTTTGTAAATTTTTTGCATATCATCATCTACTGCACATTTTCCTTCATGGGATTTACAGTAGTTATCTCCTTGACATGCTGTTATATTCATTTTATTAATATCAAATATTTCAGTTTCTGCTCCTTTTGCTTTTGAAGCTTCGAGTGCATTTTCTAATGCAATTCTTACATTACTTCCTTCACGTGGACTTGTATTTATTCCTATTATTTTCATATAAATCACCTTTAAACTACAATATATAACTACTATATATATGCTATTTCACAGAATAATCCTATTATTTATAAAGGATTTTGTTCTATTAAATAAAAACTAAAAAAATAAATAGTATTTTTTGAAAAAAACAATACATTAAAAAAATAATAAAAGACTATAACCATTAAAGAATAAATTATATTGAAAAATAATCAACAATATCCAACATAATATCCAGAATATTTTTTTTAGATATGAATATCATATATAATATATAGAAAAAAAATAAGAGGAAGATAGAATGAAAGTTAATTATGAATGTGCATCATGTATGTTAAGACAATCCAGAGAAGCTATAGAACATGCAGTAGAGGCTAAT is a window encoding:
- a CDS encoding flavodoxin family protein — encoded protein: MKIIGINTSPREGSNVRIALENALEASKAKGAETEIFDINKMNITACQGDNYCKSHEGKCAVDDDMQKIYKAIEEADGVILATPVYFFDVNAQAKLFIDRLYSYFQFPFVETYGTKKFAMIVSQGMEDPELFKGTLNKQVEAFGFLGFDVQGLTVVPDNNIPGAIKDKENQLAQVKAVGEKIVE